A segment of the Gossypium hirsutum isolate 1008001.06 chromosome D10, Gossypium_hirsutum_v2.1, whole genome shotgun sequence genome:
TAAAATATGGTAtattctttttctattctttctttgaggttttttagtaaaaaattttagtGAGGTAGCTTATAATAGAAGTTAAAATTATtgtataatcttttttttttaatctcaattcatcctatttaattatatttggaaTATGATATAGTTTCGAATGATAAATTGGATAGTtccaataaaatttcattcttgaataaaaaattttcagaagAGAGATTTCAAgaaaaagatttttttatatacaatacTTAAAACTATTCATGTTCCCTCTCTAATTCATAAATAGGAGTATAATGTGTTTCAATGCACTAGAACTCATGTCTTCCTGTATCGACAACAATATCCAGGCTAATTAAGCTAATATTAAATCGACtctttccttaattttttttaactcactGAGATattgtctaacaaaattttaattggaCATATTTTTGGTTTGATAGACATTCAAAAGAAAATGTAATAAATCAATTGATAATAATAGAGGGTTACAAAATTACACTCTTGTAATCTCAAAAGGATTTATAAGATTGtttaattaattgataaattatatatttgtaatttatgaTAATTGAAACTCGGATATATAGATTTATtgcataaaaaaaaattgtcctTAAATTTTTGTTTCTTATACTTTACTATAATTTGTTTTAGTTTTACAATAAATTAAGATATTTGTTTTGAACACCTATTTATTCGGGTGAAAGAATTGGAGAAAAATGCAAACTTTATAACTAAAGTGGAAGGAATCTAAATTCCATATGAAAACGTGGCGACACGCCATTGGTCATCAGCCATGAAACTCCCTTAAAGATTCAACCTCCAGCCAACACTCGATATTCCGTAGGAGATCTTACGACCGTATCAGAATCAAACTCTCGAAtttcctaaaatacccttatgcTTTCCACGTAATCAATCCACGACCCCCAATCTCCcttcaattttatccaaaaagCTCCTTCTTTCTAAAAACCGCGACCTCTCCAACgaaatttataatttaagaaTCAAATAATTTTTGTTCTTTCAATTTCAAGGCTCTTAGGGTTCTGATTCTCTTGGAGTGTTTAGGCGATTGGTTTTGAATGCGTCTTTTTTCTTCGTAATAATTTTTTTGGAGTTTTAGCGACTTTGGTTCCTGTGGAAGTGATGGCTACGACGGGAGAAGATGAGGTGGAGTACTATAGTGATCCAGAGGAGGTGAAGTGTTCGCTGACCATGCAGAGGAGAAAGGCTGCCAGTGATGATGAGGAAGGCGAAGGGGAAGTGGATAATAATAATGCAGTGAGGATGAATCCGAGGGCCGTGATTCATTCCGATGAATCCGACAGTCAGGGCGGTGCTGCAGATTACGATGACGAAGAAGAAGAATTGTACTCAGAAGAAGAGCAGGAAGAAGAAAATTATGATGGAGTGGAGGAAGAGGATGTTGATGAGGAGGAGATAGAAGAAGTAATGAGAAGAAGGGAAGTGCAAGGGAATGCTGAGAGAACTGGAGGAGCAGCAGTGATGGATAATGGGAATAGGAATAGGAATGTGGATGAGGGAGTGGAGATTAGTAATGGTAATAATCATGTGGGAGAGGAAGATGAAGACGAAAAGAAGGAGAATGAGCCATTTGTTGTGCCAACTGCTGGGGCGTTTTATATGCACGATGATAGATTTCGAGACAATGTTGGCGGTCGTCATAGGTATTCAGTTTTGTTTTTTTGCTTTCGTTGCTTTTCTGGGTGGTAATTGCTATGCTAATTTATAATGTTTGTTAACTGTTCGAGTAATTAATTAGCAATTTATAGAAAAGTATATGGTGCGTTTCTATAGGACTAATTATTTATGCCTATTTtagctttctttttttctttacatgTCATGGTTGAAACTGGAATGCTCACTTGTCACACCATGTACTTCTCCTTGAAGATAgtagaaatgatttttttttattacttttgagCGTGTTCATTTAGGCAACAAATGTGCTTATTAGATTTTTGACCCTATGATGCCCATGCTCTACATGCAGctgttttatgttttgttatcgtGAACCTTGAATCATTCCATGATCCTTCTGGTATAAGGAATTATAAGGTTGTAATGAACATGAGAGCTTAGCTTACTTGCTCATCTACACATTTATGACTTGATAAATTTAAGTACGTAATTTTAACAGTTGGGATTGGTATGAGCAGTGAAGACGTGAAATGTGATAATGATCTAGTTTAATGTTAAATGAGTAGACCTACATTCCAGatgctttcatattttattcaggagttttctttttcttttgtgccactttttattcattttaggaCCTTTTAAAGCTACCAGATTTGATCCAGGCATAAGCTAGTCGATCAGGACCTTTATTGTAAAATATTTGACTGGCCCAACATAAGAGCAAATGTAATCTGATAGGTCAAGAATGGAACAttggtatttgatgacattaTAAGTGCTTATGAGTTATGATTACTTATCCTCGACTTTGTTTGCTTATAAGAAGGGAAAAGTAAGTTATAATTCTAAACATGCTTTTCATCTATACTGTCAATACCGTGACAATCATACAAAATAGTAACAATGGTAGGCTTATTTTTGGCTCCAAATCTTTATTTATATCCATAGTTTCTAGTGCATTTATCATTGTTATATGGGTGTTTGCGTGTGTGTAAAGACTAGCTATGATATAGTATTGTGCTCTAATGGGTTCAATCCTCATtttgtattttggtttttctttacaATTCTTAGGTTCTCCTTTTTCTTCCATTCAAGTTATTATAAATGTCTTGAGTTGTGTAATCagatttgtatgttttaggcaaATGCGTGGTGGAAGAAAATTGTGGGAATCCAAGGATGATAGGAAATGGGGACATGACAAGTTTGAGGAGATGACTTTGCAAGGAAAGCATTATAAAGAGGTAATGGTTTCATACATATTCAACTTGCATGATTAGAGCTTCTTATTTTTTTGGTTGCTTGAACAGTATTTCTTTTCTTAATCTCATTTGATATTTTTTCCCTATATTGATATGTTTTTTCTTCTGCATTCAGGGAAGAAGATCTTCTAGAGGTAGATATCGTGCTCGTAGTAAGAATGCGGTTCAAGATCATGGTTATTCTACAGGAAGTAGGTCCAAAGCATTCGGGAAAAACTACAATCAGAACCAGGCTCCGAAGGCTGTGAGAGGAAGAGGACCTAAGAGATACGAGCCTACTATGAAAAATGGCTGTCAGGCATCTCCAGTGCTGAACAAACCGTGAGCATTACTATGGCATTTGTTTTCTTTCGTTTTCCATATCTTCCTGCTAAAACTAAGTTTGCATGACATTGAATGATTTAAATAATTCAGTTCTTGGAAGCCTATTGAGAAAACTTCACAAGCCAATTCAAGTAGAGCTTCCACAACTGCAACAAATGCAGACACTGTATCAATTCCTTCTAAGAAACATATTTTTGCATCAAGTTTGAGTTCTGCGTCCCCACCCTTTTATCCATCAGGGTCTTCCAAGAAAGACATTTCTTTGACTCAGAGGAAGGATGCTCAAGCTGGAAGTGTCAGCAGGGATCTTCGCCCCTCTGTTACAGATGAGAAATTTTCTCTATTTCAATCCAATTCATTACGTGGGAAAAATGTACTTGATCCTCTAGGCATGGCAAAGCTTTACATAGATGATTCCACCACATCGGCTTCTGTGAAGCCTCTGGCCAACATGCAAATGCTGCCTACTGGATCTTCATTGGGTAATACTAGTCAACCCTCTCAATCCAGGGTACAGGGTAGAGTCATAGCTAACCCAGGACCCAAGGCTTATCAGCCAGCTCCACATCATAACCAAGTCAACAGAGTTTCTCCACCAGTGCAGGTCAATGCTGTTCAGAGAATTCCTGCTCAAGGCAGGGCTCACTCTTCTGTACAAGCAGCTACTCAGCAGTTAGGCCAGCATCCTAGTATTGGGTCTCAAGCTGCCTCTCCACCAAAGACAGCTATGTCAGTCAGTTCCTATGAATCTGGAGAGGTTGAATCTTCAGAAACAAGTAAACCTGAGGGTGCATTGGTGAACAAGGGAAAAAGCAATCTTCAAGGAGCTGGAAGGGGCTCTTATCTGTATGGTGGAGCTCAGATTATTGGAGCTACAGGGAATATGTCTATCAGCCATGGTGATCAAAACTTTCCTGCCTTTTTGCCTGGTAAagcttttcatttgtttttaaccTTCAATTTTTTCTGGATAACATATCTACCATAGaaggtaaaatttgtaatggAGAAAATTGCCTTACCTGGAAAAGTGCATACTAATTCCCGGGCACCAAATCCCAATTTTCTGAAATTTCTATGGATTACATTAAATGTTTTAGTAAATATAAGAGGTAGTTTTCATCTGAACATTTTTTTAGTTGCCTTTTGTCTAAGATCAGATGGATATATAATTCCTTGAACACAGTTTGTTTTGATTAGGGATATGCTTTTTTCTGGGGTGGTTGGAGGTTGGAGTTTGTTTGAGTTCATTTGTATTTGGAATTGATACTATGTGGTGTTTGGGAATAGCTTTTATCTACATAGTTGCTTAGGATCACTTCTATTATTCTATGGGCCGTTCTCTGCTTTCTTAATTCCTGGTAAAACTTTTTTGAcctcaattttttcatttttttttcctcCTGAATGGTTGGCATGCAGTAATGCAATTTGGGGGCCAGCACTCTGGTGGCCTTAGTGTTCCTGCTGTTGGCATGGCATTTCCAGGATATGTTGCCCAGCCACAACTTGGAACAAGAAATTCAGAAATGACATGGTACAGTAAATCTTTTTCTGTAGGAAAGTTACTTGTGTGGATTACATCTGGTGTCCTTGGAGAATGAGGGTGATGTCTTAGTCAGCTCTTGAACTGGCCAATTgattttgttatggaggaagttaCATCCccataataaaacataacttgGAATTATCAATCAGTGTATCAGACTCCCCATAGCTACCAGATAAGCCTTTTGTGGCTACTCTCCAATTTCCTGCACTTTTTGGCAGTAGTGAAAGGCAAATGCGGGAATGACACTGAGCATGGACATTTTTTGACGATCAATGCAATTCTAAATCTCTCTTGATAGCTTATTcacttttttgttattttaatttattcatctgTTTAAGCTAAATGCagtgtttattttcattttctcgtTTAGGCTACCTGTACTCACTGGTGCTGCTGGGGCATTAGGGCCAACATATTGTCCACCTTATATTGCAGTCGGTGGGGCTTATAATGCTCGTCCATCAGGGCAGACATCTTCAATGGGATCCTCAAGGTTAATATCACGGTTTTGGTTTCGGCAACCTGCTTGATTCAAATAGCCTTTGTTGTCTTTGTTTCCTTCTACTTGCCAGAGtgggaaagaaaatatgaacttTGTCATTAGTCTTAGAAACTTGTAGCATTCAAAATTTGCCTTTTTGTTATCAGTCTTCAATAATAGCATCTTGTTGGAAAGCCCTTGCAAGATAACCCCTGAAGTCAGGATTTAGACATGTTTAAGTTCAGTTGAATGTGTTTTTTAGCTATGTGCAGGGTTTTGTTTATTCAGTCTACCTATATCTTCATCTTTATAGAAACCTCATCAATCCTTTTGGTGTGAAATGCTGGGTCATTTGGAGGATGATAATATTGTTAGTTTACATGGAACTATTGGCATTTTACAGAGGTTAAGTTCAAAACAGATAATAATTGCTCAAAGATGTTTTAAAGGAAGCTTTAGTGGTTATTTTATCTTTGTAATGGTCACTGATGTTTCCTTTCATATTGCAATGTTTCTATTGGTAGATTGTTTGATGATAAAAAGTCTTGCTCCCTGGTAGATGGATGTTTATATAATTGACGTTAAGGGCTATATCTCAGACTTTTTTCGTTTCTATATACTTGGGGTGTCCTGTGTTTATGTGAGGGAGAGTGAGGCAAAATAACTAATGAAATCTAAGATGACTGACAGTGTAACTGGTTATGTTTTTTCTATTTACAAAGTATCACATGTAGTTTTTGTTACTTGCTGATcgtttttcaataaatttaaatttcctttttcagCAAAGAAAACATTTCTAAAAAACCAAATAATGAATGGAAGCCTTCTCAAAGACCAGGTAAGGGAAGTTCTGAACATAGACCTGTCTGGTTTCTTATGTTTTGGTTGTTAAACAAGTTGACTCCTATGCAGAGCTTGTGAGTGATGAACTTGGCCAACGACAAAATAACCCTACTAAGCAGCCTCGCAGGCAAGTTGAAACTCTTAAGCTGTTTCTATGGACTGGGTCAACAAAATTCTCTTTGTTTCTATCATCTGCTATATGTaagtgaatttatttatttatccttcATTTCCATGCAGATATTCAGAGATGAGCTTTAGCAAGTGATTTACTTATTTAAAGATGGAGCCTGCCCCAGTAAACTGGTATAAGTAAAAGTTTTGCAAAGAAAGCTTTTTCTATCTTTGTGGATGTTTGAAATTTCTTATTTTGTGGATTACTTGGTGGTGCAGACCTTATTCTAGTCCCTTTCTGACGTCCAGCTTTTGACTTGCACAACTTTGGGCTGCAATTTATTCCTGGATATTGTAGGTAAATCATGGTTGACTAATGCTCTACTTgatcaaaaagaaaaatgaaaatcttTAGTAACAATGCAGTTTATATAGATCCCTTCATTCATTCATTCTAAACCTAAACCTCTCTCATTCTGGCAGAGTTGTGTATGACAAATGCCTCATCACGCTACATTCAGTTTTAAGAATATTATTGTGGCTTGACGGGTGGCATTCCTTTATTTAAATGTGCGGTATGTATATCAGAGAAACTAATCTTCTTTTTCTCTCAGTTACAGTGCAAGTTCCTAAAAatggtattattattattatttgttaacaGGTTTTATTCTTGTGGCTTGATTTTGCAATGAAGCATAAGAGAAATTTCAGCAGGCTTCTCCATAAAAAGTATGAAGAAATGATTGTGCagtgcagcagcagcagcagcagctgtTTGGATTGATGGTTATGGCGgttcttatttctctttggtgaGCCTACTTATGTGGTTTTAGTTTTTGAGagtagattatgaatgtttgagattttcatatttttatttgaagGTTGGCTGAGTATGAATGTGTATTTTGGTTTATATATAAACTCAAACCACATCTTAATATGGATTTCAGCATTACAGTATTTGGAGTATTATTTATGATGGCATTTGATAAGCAGGGGGTGTTGATTTTTAAATGAATGAATTGACTTTCTGAGTCGGACCGTTATAGATAGAAAGGTCTTGGAATTTGGTGAGGTAAGGTCTGCCCTTTCTCTTTCATTCCCAACGCAATTGATTCCTTCTCCGTTTTGACATTTGACAACGCCAGCCAGCCAGCCAGCTGCCAGCTGAAGCTGATGCTGCCTAAGCCGCTAGAAAATAAAatcttcttttcttatttttatttttaaattgaaagcCAAACTGTACCCAAATAATTTAGAATTGATTGAGTTGCAATTTGTCcactaataaaataaataaatgtaggTAACGAAATTTACTCATccagagtttggtttggtaaaccTTCGATAATCAAATCAAAGCAATTCCAAcccataattaaaaataaattaaatccaACCGACGCCTCTTAATAATGCAACTAAAAAACACACAATAAAACCCGAAATACCCGAAGCCAAATTGCCAAATTGTTTTGAGACCAGCAGCAAAGCAAACTCCAGCTATTACACGCCATCGCCCCCTGATAATTCTCCATCAGAACTTTTACACCGTCTGATTTACATAAACAGCATCAGTTCGCGTAATCTGACCATCCACAACACACATCTTGTCATATAtaatctataataataaatatataaaaacatgagTTTGAATAAACTGAGAATATTccttattattctttatattattaaattgatataatatattattaattaataaatttataaaattattaaatataattagataaattaaaattaataaaatttaattaattaattaattatgatttttatatataaatatgataatatttaataattaataaatatgttttataattaataaagaTTAAATGTGTGAGATTTAAGATTATATATAGAAaacattaatatattaataatttaatctataatgtataaatttatttattaataatgtttttattattaatataatagttattattatttaattagaccTTAGATCCTTATTAAATTCccttatttttttagattaactATCACTTAATTAgggttataattatatattgattAAAACTAATATTTACCACTACAAATATATGTATTCAGGGGTAAagtcagaaattttttttaaggggtgaaattaaattgtaatttctaaaagattaaatcaaaattttatcctttttagaggggtaaagtataattttacctttattaatttaaaattttaaaaattttaaatgacctTTTCTATTTTAAGGAGGTCCGACCCTACCAGCCTCCTAGATTTGTCCCTGTATATGTTAACAAAATATTTTCATTCGAAATAGCATCTAAAgaattactaaaaaaatatgattttttcgATCACAAAAAAATGCattaattttattcttatttatgatgtttagttattattatttgatgctagctagttttatttatattttggccaaataattttatcatttgattttaataaattttacataattttgaaggttatttataattaagttgtaaaatattacgtcaaagaaaatgaaatattaaagtaATGATTGTTTATAAGTATAATTTTAACTCATATTCGAATgaagttaatttatttaatattttattataatttattttttaattttttatttaaatattattttattctctcaattgttttttttaaaattaatgcgCTTTAATTATTGATTATGTCgattgttatttaattaataaatatattttttaaattataaaaaaataaacacatgtTACGCAAATTTTTTTCCTTCCTATACCCCCACCCTGCCATTCTTCCTAAGTCTTGTTTCAAACACCCTTTTCGCACGTGCCATCCATTTCAATTATAACATagggaataaaaaaaaaaacagaaaacaaaagtTTCAGACATTTCCGTCTCTCTCGTTCTTCTCAACATCTTTTTCCTTGATGTGAGCTTGGGTCAAGCAAGAACAGAGATTAAAAAAaccgaaaaaaaagaagaaattcgGATCTTTTAATGTAAGCTAAACTAGTTGGTTCTATTTTTATCTTTgtctttgtttttttgtttattgttaagaaatttcatatatattttgtgATCTGTTTTTACTGTTCTGAAGCTCCTGTAACTGTACAAGTTCGATTAGATGGTTCATTgaattttttctctctctttgatTTTCGAGTGCTAAGTTAGTAAGAAGCATAAAGATGTGCTTGGTTGTCGAGGAGATACCAGAAAATAGAACTGTGGAATGTAACGAATTTTGAAGAGATTGTTACTGTCTCTTTATGAACTGTTTGGTTGTTGAGAAAAAAAAGTATATGAtaagaggaaagaaaaaagatCTCCCCTTATTAAGATTAATTGAATGTGGATTTTCATGTTACGATATTCTGATTGGTTGCTAAGAAAGTGGTAGGGAATGAGTGCAAATAGAAAGTGATTGCTAAAAAAGAATGTGGTTGTCTGATCTAGCTTGACCTTTTGTTAAGTTGAGGTTTCTTTAGAATCTGagaatatttttgaaaatcttaactcggttctttatcattttaatttctgATAAAtgcaagaaagaaaaggaaattgaGATCTCCTTTGACAGATTTAATTTGCTCAAATGCGCTCAGGTTGTTGTTTTTTTAATCACGTTATTTGTTTCTTTCAAGTAAAATTCTTGAATATGCAAGACTTGGTAGCTTTTACTAGTTTATATTCTTTTCAtccttcactttttttttcatgccaaccatatatatatattcttcctTTCATGCATAAAATATGGTGCTGTAGTCCAAAGAATATCTAACCTGTATTTTCTTCATTCATGTATTTGGATTTTAGAAAGCTGTAGAAGGAGGTGCTACTAAGCAGTTTGGAGATAGAATGAACACAGACCTTTAGGCCTGTTTGTCTTTGGTGTTGGCTAACATGTGAAGAGTACTGAGTTAGCTTGTCAGCAATATATTATAGCCAGAAGCTAATGGAGGAACGTCTCAGCAAGGGACCATCATCATTAAGGCAAGGTAGCCTTAAGTCCAGTCTGTCAGGAAGATCAACTCCAAAGGGTTCTCCTACATATCGGAGATTGAATTCAAGCCGAACTCCAAGAAGAGAAGCTAGAAGTGGTGCTGGTGGCATTCAATGGTTTAGGAGCAACCGTGTAGTCTATTGGTTGCTTTTAATTACTCTTTGGGCTTACCTTGGATTTTATGTCCAATCCAGGTGGGCTCATGGACATAAGAAGGAGGAATTTTTAGGTTTCAATGGCGATCCAAGAGATAAGCTTGTGGATGCTGAACAGAACACACGACGAGATTTGCTTACTGATGACAGTTTGGTAGCTGTTAATAATATAACTAACAAAACTCAGGTCCATGTTGATAGAAAGATTGATGTGATTTTGGCCAAGAAGGGGAATGGCTTTACATCGAGGAAGAAAAGGAGTAAAAGAAGAAGGCGTAATTTGCCCAAGGTTCGTGATAAACTGAAGGCGAAAACAAACACTGAAAGTGGTGATGCAGAGGGTCAAGAACTGGAAATTCTGCAGAAAAATTCTACTTTTGGATTACTTGTGGGTCCATTTGGATCATTGGAGGACAGAGTTCTGGAGTGGAGTCCTGAAAAGCGGTCTGGAACATGTGATAGGAAGGGGGACTTTGCTCGTCTTGTTTGGTCTAGAAGATTAGTGTTGGTATTTCATGAACTCTCAATGACTGGGGCTCCAATTTCAATGATGGAGTTGGCAACAGAGCTTTTGAGCTGTGGAGCCACAGTATCTGCTGTAGTTCTTAGTAAGAAAGGAGGATTAATGTCCGAGCTTGCAAGGAGAAGGATCAAAGTGATTGAAGACAGAGCAGATCTTAGCTTCAAAACTGCCATGAAGGCAGACCTTGTGATTGCTGGATCTGCAGTTTGTGCATCATGGATTGGTGAGAAAATTTTTGGAGAAGTGATTGTATTTTTTAGATATTGCTAATGCTTATTTGAAGCTCAGCTATTACTTGACCCAAGTTGCAGCTGTTTCTTAACCACATGGTGTTTTAAATTTGTAGTACTAaggcatacacacacacacacacacacacgtgTATTTGTGAACTGTGTACTTATTATCTGCATAGTAAACTATGTGCATGCCTTCAATTAAGATGGTCCAGCATGTTCCTGTATTTAAATTATGCCTTTAAAAACTATAACCTTCACCTTACTACCTATGTTGATGGATTTCCATGGATTGCTCAAATTTGTTGATAGTGATTGGAGAGTAGACACTGCCTTGAGTCTAAATGAAAAAAGCTTCTCTAGTGAAGGAGTGGATTCAACAATTACATTACCGAAGCTGACCTCTCTTATGGTCTTACCCACACTTGCATTTTTAGTAATCCTGATTATTGTTATCTCAGTTTGCTGATCTGCATGTGGAAGTTAGGGTGCATCTGGTTTAAGATTTtgaaattattgtaaaaaattCTTAATCTATATTCAACATTGTTCCTCTTACATGCTGTTATTATTACCTGAAAACAATGTAAAAAGCTATTGAAAATGTTTTGTAGATGTGTCTACGTGTGTTCCCATTCTAGTTTGCTCTAAAATCCTTATTATAAAACTTGATTTTCAGTTTTTGGTCTACCTCCTGAAGTTATCTTTCATTATCATTTCCATTAAATCATAACTGTCCTAGTCACCCTAGAGTATTGATGCATAATTATCTGCTTAAATGTGATGGTTTCAGATCAATATATTGCACATTTCCCAGCTGGGGGAAGTCAAATTGCTTGGTGGATCATGGAAAATAGAAGAGAATACTTTGATCGGTCAAAGCTTGTTCTACACCGAGTGAAAATGCTGATTTTCTTATCTGAATTGCAGAGTAAACAGTGGCTTACCTGGTGTCaagaagaaaatattaagttgaGATCTCAGCCTGCTCTTGTTCCACTTGCTGTTAATGACGAGCTGGCTTTTGTAGCTGGCTTTCCTTGTTCTTTAAATACTCCTTCTGCTAGCTCAGTGAAGATGCTAGAGAAAAGGCAGTTGTTGCGGGATGCAGCAAGAAAAGAGATGGGTTTGACAGATAATGATATGCTTGTAATATCCCTGAGTAGCATAAATGCTGGAAAGGGCCAGCTCTTTCTTCTTGAATCAGCGGACCTCGCGATGAATGAAGATCCTTTGCAAACTGGTTCTGAAGTTAAGAAATCACTGGATATCCGGCAAGATCAGCCTAGCTTGTCTGTAAAGCATCATTTAAGAGGTTTACATCAAAAGTCTAGAAATCTTGATGTGTCTTCTACAAATTTGCGGTTATTTACCTCTGTGAATACCACAAATGCTGTCAGCATCAACGGCACTCACAGAAGGAAGATATATGATAGCAAAGTAGCACAGGAACAAGCACTTAAAATTCTTATTGGTTCTGTTGGATCAAAgagcaataagataccttatgtTAAAGAAATTCTAAGTTTTTTGTCTCAGCATGCAAAATTGTCAGAGTCTGTACTTTGGACTCCTGCAACTACACGTGTGGCCTCACTATATTCAGCAGCAGATGTTTATGTCATGAACTCCCAGGTAACTGATTGCTtatgttttagtttttaattGAATTGCTCTTATTTCTTCTACGTTGTATAGTAGATTTGAATTCtaatatttgttaactttgtaGGTTCCAGACAGAATTTTTTGCATATAAGCAGTcctttcatattattattatataactcTATCTTCCATGTAATTAATGTCTTTTCTAGTATTATTCCATATGAAttgtgcttatttcttgtttttcctTTTAATAGATTCATTTATTTGCCTTATCCTGAATCCTGATCAACACATTGCTAAAGCACTTAAGTTCCATAAACATTATTTTTGCTGTTGATGTATTGATGAATTTGTTGCTGAGTCGCTGATGAGAACAGCTAAGTGATTTCAATCGATTGGTTAACTCTTTAAAAAACAATATATTGCATACTGGCATGATTAAAACATCTAATTCTGGTTATTATGAATCTAAATTCGTATTCAAATTGCATTGAACTTAGCTGATActcatttcttaattttattattatttttgaattaaatggaAAATATGTTATGATATCTGGATTTTATTATAGGGACTAGGAGAAACATTTGGGAGAGTGACAGTTGAAGCAAT
Coding sequences within it:
- the LOC107913933 gene encoding uncharacterized protein isoform X3 encodes the protein MEERLSKGPSSLRQGSLKSSLSGRSTPKGSPTYRRLNSSRTPRREARSGAGGIQWFRSNRVVYWLLLITLWAYLGFYVQSRWAHGHKKEEFLGFNGDPRDKLVDAEQNTRRDLLTDDSLVAVNNITNKTQVHVDRKIDVILAKKGNGFTSRKKRSKRRRRNLPKVRDKLKAKTNTESGDAEGQELEILQKNSTFGLLVGPFGSLEDRVLEWSPEKRSGTCDRKGDFARLVWSRRLVLVFHELSMTGAPISMMELATELLSCGATVSAVVLSKKGGLMSELARRRIKVIEDRADLSFKTAMKADLVIAGSAVCASWIDQYIAHFPAGGSQIAWWIMENRREYFDRSKLVLHRVKMLIFLSELQSKQWLTWCQEENIKLRSQPALVPLAVNDELAFVAGFPCSLNTPSASSVKMLEKRQLLRDAARKEMGLTDNDMLVISLSSINAGKGQLFLLESADLAMNEDPLQTGSEVKKSLDIRQDQPSLSVKHHLRGLHQKSRNLDVSSTNLRLFTSVNTTNAVSINGTHRRKIYDSKVAQEQALKILIGSVGSKSNKIPYVKEILSFLSQHAKLSESVLWTPATTRVASLYSAADVYVMNSQIHLFALS
- the LOC107913933 gene encoding uncharacterized protein isoform X2; protein product: MEERLSKGPSSLRQGSLKSSLSGRSTPKGSPTYRRLNSSRTPRREARSGAGGIQWFRSNRVVYWLLLITLWAYLGFYVQSRWAHGHKKEEFLGFNGDPRDKLVDAEQNTRRDLLTDDSLVAVNNITNKTQVHVDRKIDVILAKKGNGFTSRKKRSKRRRRNLPKVRDKLKAKTNTESGDAEGQELEILQKNSTFGLLVGPFGSLEDRVLEWSPEKRSGTCDRKGDFARLVWSRRLVLVFHELSMTGAPISMMELATELLSCGATVSAVVLSKKGGLMSELARRRIKVIEDRADLSFKTAMKADLVIAGSAVCASWIDQYIAHFPAGGSQIAWWIMENRREYFDRSKLVLHRVKMLIFLSELQSKQWLTWCQEENIKLRSQPALVPLAVNDELAFVAGFPCSLNTPSASSVKMLEKRQLLRDAARKEMGLTDNDMLVISLSSINAGKGQLFLLESADLAMNEDPLQTGSEVKKSLDIRQDQPSLSVKHHLRGLHQKSRNLDVSSTNLRLFTSVNTTNAVSINGTHRRKIYDSKVAQEQALKILIGSVGSKSNKIPYVKEILSFLSQHAKLSESVLWTPATTRVASLYSAADVYVMNSQGLGETFGRVTVEAMAFGLPVLGTDGGGTKEIVEHNVSGLLHPMGHPGTRVLAENLRFLLKNPNARKQMGMEGRKMVERKYLKRHMYKRFVEVLTKCMRSK
- the LOC107913933 gene encoding uncharacterized protein isoform X1, with amino-acid sequence MEERLSKGPSSLRQGSLKSSLSGRSTPKGSPTYRRLNSSRTPRREARSGAGGIQWFRSNRVVYWLLLITLWAYLGFYVQSRWAHGHKKEEFLGFNGDPRDKLVDAEQNTRRDLLTDDSLVAVNNITNKTQVHVDRKIDVILAKKGNGFTSRKKRSKRRRRNLPKVRDKLKAKTNTESGDAEGQELEILQKNSTFGLLVGPFGSLEDRVLEWSPEKRSGTCDRKGDFARLVWSRRLVLVFHELSMTGAPISMMELATELLSCGATVSAVVLSKKGGLMSELARRRIKVIEDRADLSFKTAMKADLVIAGSAVCASWIDQYIAHFPAGGSQIAWWIMENRREYFDRSKLVLHRVKMLIFLSELQSKQWLTWCQEENIKLRSQPALVPLAVNDELAFVAGFPCSLNTPSASSVKMLEKRQLLRDAARKEMGLTDNDMLVISLSSINAGKGQLFLLESADLAMNEDPLQTGSEVKKSLDIRQDQPSLSVKHHLRGLHQKSRNLDVSSTNLRLFTSVNTTNAVSINGTHRRKIYDSKVAQEQALKILIGSVGSKSNKIPYVKEILSFLSQHAKLSESVLWTPATTRVASLYSAADVYVMNSQGLGETFGRVTVEAMAFGLPQVLGTDGGGTKEIVEHNVSGLLHPMGHPGTRVLAENLRFLLKNPNARKQMGMEGRKMVERKYLKRHMYKRFVEVLTKCMRSK